In a genomic window of Amphiprion ocellaris isolate individual 3 ecotype Okinawa chromosome 11, ASM2253959v1, whole genome shotgun sequence:
- the cxcr4b gene encoding C-X-C chemokine receptor type 4b, whose translation MEGIDFAYDFFDNSTDNISEESGDFDPDYQEPCGSALSSDFNKIFLPTVYGIIFVLGIIGNGLVVVVMGYQKKVKTMTDKYRLHLSVADLLFVLTLPFWAVDAVKTWYFGSFLCVSVHMIYTLNLYSSVLILAFISLDRYLAVVRATNSQATRKLLASRVIYVGVWLPAAILTVPDLVFARVQNVGSSKFLFTDESVETADSRTICQRIYPEATSLIWTVIFRFQHILVGFILPGLVILICYCIIIAKLSQGAKGQALKKKALKTTVILILCFFSCWLPYCVGIFLDTLMMLNVVPVSCGLQQAVEKWISITEALAYFHCCLNPILYAFLGVKFKKSAKSALTPNSRSSQKVTLMAKKRGPISSVSTESESSSVLSS comes from the exons ATGGAAGGCATTGAT TTTGCATATGACTTTTTTGACAACAGTACTGACAACATCTCAGAGGAGTCTGGAGACTTCGACCCGGACTACCAGGAGCCATGTGGCAGCGCTCTCAGCAGCGACTTCAACAAAATCTTCCTACCTACGGTTTACGGAATAATCTTTGTCCTTGGGATCATTGGCAATGGAttagttgttgttgtcatgGGCTACCAGAAAAAGGTCAAGACCATGACGGACAAGTACCGGCTGCATCTCTCCGTGGCTGACCTCCTGTTTGTCCTCACTCTGCCCTTCTGGGCCGTGGATGCAGTCAAAACCTGGTACTTTGGAAgtttcctctgtgtgtctgtgcacatgATCTACACATTGAACCTGTACAGCAGCGTGTTGATCCTGGCCTTCATCAGTCTAGACAGGTACTTGGCAGTGGTACGGGCAACTAACAGCCAAGCCACAAGGAAGCTGCTGGCGAGCCGGGTGATCTACGTGGGTGTGTGGCTGCCTGCAGCCATCCTGACTGTACCTGACTTGGTGTTTGCCAGGGTGCAGAATGTGGGGTCTTCCAAGTTTCTCTTCACAGACGAAAGTGTAGAGACTGCAGACTCCAGGACTATCTGCCAGCGCATCTACCCAGAGGCAACCAGCCTCATATGGACAGTTATATTCCGCTTCCAGCACATCCTGGTGGGCTTCATTCTGCCCGGGTTGGTCATCCTCATCTGCTACTGCATCATCATTGCCAAGCTCTCGCAAGGTGCCAAGGGCCAGGCGCTGAAAAAGAAAGCTCTGAAGACCACAGTCATCCTCATCCTGTGTTTTTTCTCCTGCTGGCTTCCCTACTGTGTTGGCATCTTTTTAGACACCCTCATGATGCTGAATGTCGTCCCCGTCTCTTGTGGACTGCAGCAGGCAGTGGAGAAGTGGATTTCTATTACTGAGGCGCTGGCCTATTTTCACTGCTGCCTAAACCCCATCCTCTATGCTTTCCTGGGAGTCAAGTTTAAGAAATCAGCCAAGAGCGCTCTGACACCCAACAGCAGATCGAGTCAGAAAGTGACTCTCATGGCCAAAAAGCGTGGGCCAATTTCATCTGTGTCAACCGAGTCTGAGTCTTCAAGTGTTTTGTCGAGTTAA